In Geobacter anodireducens, a genomic segment contains:
- a CDS encoding transcriptional regulator produces the protein MKYRNNVKKIREERLMSKAELARLAGVSPATIERIERGEECRMETKRKILLALGFSLSEKDAVFID, from the coding sequence ATGAAATACCGAAACAACGTGAAGAAGATCAGGGAAGAACGGCTCATGAGCAAGGCTGAACTGGCTCGGCTTGCGGGCGTCTCCCCGGCAACCATAGAGAGAATCGAGCGCGGCGAGGAATGCCGCATGGAAACCAAGAGAAAGATCCTGCTTGCTCTTGGTTTTTCGTTGTCCGAAAAGGACGCGGTGTTTATCGACTGA
- a CDS encoding integrase, with protein sequence MLQNRLNKARSHAEKHDVDAIVFFNMSNVRYLSGFTGSDGAVVLGREACWFLTDSRYTTQASRQVAGFPTVEYRIKLDGIAELAREQGFRRIGFESEHTTVAVYESLRQKLPETELVPIGDELAQLRLIKDPSECEILSRVARLASEALLSVLPLVKPGAVERELALELEFAMRRAGAENSSFDFIVASGERGALPHGRASDKALAAGELVTIDFGARYEGYCSDETVTVAVGAPDERQRQVYGIVKEAHDRAIAAVRPGTELREVDRIARGYIEEQGYGAFFGHGLGHGVGLDVHERPVVSPRSEGVAAAGMVFTIEPGIYIPGWGGVRIEDTVIVTEHGCRPITMVPKELMIL encoded by the coding sequence ATGTTACAAAACAGGCTCAATAAGGCCCGGAGTCATGCTGAAAAACACGATGTTGATGCCATCGTGTTTTTTAACATGAGTAACGTTCGGTACCTTTCCGGATTCACCGGAAGCGATGGTGCAGTGGTCCTCGGGAGGGAGGCGTGCTGGTTCCTCACCGATTCACGCTACACCACCCAGGCGTCCCGTCAGGTTGCCGGGTTCCCGACGGTCGAATATCGCATCAAACTCGACGGGATCGCTGAGCTGGCGCGGGAACAGGGATTCCGCCGGATCGGGTTTGAGTCTGAACACACGACGGTTGCCGTGTACGAGTCCCTGCGGCAGAAACTCCCCGAGACCGAACTGGTGCCCATCGGTGATGAGCTTGCCCAGCTCCGGCTGATCAAGGACCCCTCGGAATGTGAGATCTTGTCCCGTGTCGCCCGGTTGGCCTCCGAGGCCCTGCTGTCAGTCCTGCCGTTGGTGAAGCCGGGCGCCGTGGAGCGCGAACTGGCCCTTGAGCTCGAATTCGCCATGCGCCGCGCCGGTGCGGAGAATTCATCCTTTGATTTCATCGTGGCTTCCGGCGAACGGGGAGCCCTTCCCCACGGACGTGCCAGCGACAAGGCACTGGCTGCGGGAGAACTGGTTACCATCGATTTCGGCGCACGGTACGAAGGCTACTGTTCGGACGAAACCGTGACCGTTGCCGTGGGCGCCCCCGATGAGCGCCAGCGCCAGGTCTACGGCATTGTCAAGGAAGCTCACGATCGGGCGATTGCCGCGGTCAGGCCCGGCACCGAATTGCGGGAAGTCGATCGGATCGCCCGCGGATATATTGAAGAACAGGGCTACGGCGCCTTTTTCGGCCATGGCCTCGGCCACGGCGTCGGCCTTGACGTCCATGAGAGGCCGGTCGTTTCCCCCCGGAGCGAGGGTGTAGCGGCTGCCGGCATGGTTTTCACCATCGAGCCGGGCATCTACATTCCCGGCTGGGGTGGCGTGCGGATCGAAGACACGGTCATCGTTACCGAGCATGGTTGCCGTCCTATTACCATGGTTCCCAAGGAACTCATGATTTTGTAA
- a CDS encoding GTPase: MPFSAALKQIVDGVEGGLGAAIMGYDGIHIDEYLREDPPMDLHLLAVEYATVLKEVKRTVDVLGTGDMEEVSVATERSRVIVRVINDDAFLVLTLERDGNYGKGRYLLRLAAPKLRELLS, from the coding sequence ATGCCGTTCAGTGCCGCACTGAAGCAGATCGTCGACGGGGTCGAGGGAGGGCTGGGCGCGGCCATCATGGGCTACGACGGTATCCATATCGACGAGTATCTCAGGGAAGATCCCCCCATGGACCTCCATCTCCTGGCCGTTGAGTACGCCACCGTGCTCAAGGAGGTCAAAAGGACGGTCGATGTGCTCGGGACCGGCGACATGGAGGAGGTTTCCGTCGCTACCGAGCGGTCGCGGGTCATTGTCCGGGTCATAAACGACGATGCGTTTTTGGTCCTGACTCTCGAGCGGGACGGCAACTACGGCAAAGGGCGCTACCTGTTGCGCCTTGCCGCCCCGAAACTGCGCGAACTGCTGTCGTAA
- a CDS encoding pilus assembly protein PilO, producing the protein MDARIEKLLKLPNRQKIALLAAILAIEGAALYWGLYAPRQKELADLRGKLEKLQHEVQEKTRIANNLPKLKKEYQQLQKDLESALTELPNQKEIPSLLTGITSVGKGAGLDFLLFRPKGEEPKDFYAEVPVDISVSGSFYGVANFFTAVGNLPRIVNITNVSFTDIKPMGGKTTVKVNCLATTFRFIEKKETKDDKKK; encoded by the coding sequence ATGGACGCGAGAATAGAAAAACTGCTCAAGCTCCCCAACAGACAGAAGATTGCTCTCCTGGCGGCAATTCTTGCGATAGAAGGGGCTGCCCTGTATTGGGGGCTGTACGCTCCTCGCCAGAAGGAACTTGCGGACCTGCGCGGGAAGCTTGAGAAGCTCCAGCACGAGGTCCAGGAAAAGACCCGGATCGCCAACAACCTTCCCAAGCTGAAAAAGGAGTATCAGCAATTGCAGAAGGACTTGGAGAGCGCGCTTACCGAGTTGCCCAACCAGAAGGAGATACCCTCGCTGCTCACGGGAATCACCAGCGTAGGTAAAGGGGCGGGCCTCGATTTTCTCCTCTTCAGGCCAAAGGGCGAAGAACCCAAGGACTTCTATGCCGAAGTGCCGGTTGATATCTCGGTATCGGGCTCGTTCTACGGAGTGGCGAATTTCTTTACCGCCGTCGGCAACCTGCCGAGGATCGTCAACATAACGAACGTATCGTTCACCGACATCAAGCCCATGGGCGGCAAGACCACCGTCAAGGTCAACTGCCTGGCCACGACCTTCCGCTTCATCGAAAAGAAAGAGACCAAGGATGACAAGAAGAAATAG
- a CDS encoding pilus assembly protein PilP translates to MTRRNSLSILAVLVALTFVSAGCGKKEQAPPPTPPPKASPAPQAQPPIQGRTTSAAIVPATGLAQYDFTSRRDPFKPFLQAKAPGKSPAVRGPAAGLLPIQSYNVEQFRITGIIVGLRESKALIVDPAGKGYVVKEGMSIGANNGVITKIAPSYLEVSERYTDDFGKVRKRTVKLSLAKKQ, encoded by the coding sequence ATGACAAGAAGAAATAGCCTATCGATTCTTGCCGTTTTGGTGGCTCTCACCTTTGTCTCGGCTGGCTGCGGAAAGAAGGAGCAAGCGCCTCCTCCGACTCCTCCCCCAAAGGCCTCCCCTGCACCCCAGGCACAGCCTCCGATCCAGGGCCGAACCACCTCCGCCGCGATTGTCCCTGCGACGGGCCTTGCCCAGTACGACTTCACCAGCCGCCGTGACCCGTTCAAACCCTTTCTCCAGGCCAAGGCTCCCGGAAAATCCCCGGCCGTGCGGGGACCGGCCGCCGGTCTGCTGCCGATCCAGAGCTACAACGTGGAGCAGTTCAGGATTACGGGCATCATCGTCGGGCTCAGGGAAAGCAAGGCGCTCATCGTTGATCCGGCCGGCAAGGGCTATGTGGTGAAAGAGGGCATGAGCATCGGCGCCAATAACGGTGTGATTACGAAAATCGCGCCTTCGTATCTGGAAGTGAGCGAGCGATATACCGATGATTTCGGCAAGGTGAGGAAGCGGACGGTCAAGCTTTCTCTGGCGAAGAAACAGTAA
- a CDS encoding 3-dehydroquinate dehydratase → MRILVVHGPNLNLLGTREPGIYGTLTLDRINESLVALADELGCTLSLFQSNSEGALVDAIQAAAGTCAGILINPAAYTHTSVAIRDALTAVALPVVEVHLSNIHRREEFRTHSFVAPVAVGQITGFGADSYLLGLRALFTHIEKGIVTKG, encoded by the coding sequence ATGCGCATTCTCGTGGTGCACGGCCCGAACCTGAATCTGCTGGGAACCCGCGAACCGGGCATCTACGGCACGTTAACCCTTGATCGGATCAATGAGTCTCTGGTAGCCTTGGCCGATGAGCTGGGGTGTACACTCTCCTTGTTCCAGTCCAACAGCGAAGGGGCGCTGGTCGATGCCATCCAGGCCGCGGCGGGAACCTGTGCCGGCATTCTCATCAACCCGGCCGCATATACCCACACCAGCGTTGCCATTCGCGACGCCCTCACCGCAGTGGCGTTGCCGGTGGTTGAGGTGCATCTTTCAAATATCCATCGCCGGGAGGAATTCCGGACCCACAGTTTCGTCGCACCCGTTGCCGTGGGGCAGATCACGGGGTTCGGCGCGGACAGCTACCTGCTCGGGTTGCGCGCCCTTTTTACCCACATTGAAAAAGGGATTGTCACCAAGGGTTGA
- a CDS encoding acetyl-CoA carboxylase, biotin carboxyl carrier protein, whose product MDIKDLKSLIKMVTETDITEFELEGAEEKIHIKRGCTPQVVQYQAPAPMMAIPQPVAAPVAAAAPAPVAAPAAPAPAVAAGKEVASPIVGTFYRAPAPDAAPYVEVGQVVEKGQVLCIVEAMKLMNEIEAEFRCKIVQICKENAQPVEFGEPLFIVEPM is encoded by the coding sequence ATGGATATCAAGGATCTGAAGTCACTCATAAAAATGGTTACCGAAACCGACATCACCGAGTTCGAGCTGGAGGGAGCCGAGGAGAAGATTCACATCAAGCGCGGCTGTACTCCCCAGGTGGTCCAGTATCAGGCCCCCGCGCCCATGATGGCCATTCCCCAGCCTGTTGCCGCACCGGTTGCCGCTGCTGCGCCCGCCCCGGTTGCAGCTCCTGCTGCCCCCGCTCCCGCCGTGGCGGCCGGCAAGGAGGTAGCCTCTCCCATCGTCGGTACCTTCTATCGTGCCCCGGCCCCTGATGCGGCCCCTTACGTGGAAGTCGGCCAAGTGGTGGAAAAGGGGCAGGTCCTCTGCATCGTTGAGGCCATGAAGCTCATGAACGAAATCGAGGCCGAGTTCCGCTGCAAGATCGTCCAAATATGCAAAGAGAACGCCCAGCCGGTGGAGTTCGGGGAGCCCCTCTTCATCGTGGAGCCGATGTAG
- a CDS encoding glycine cleavage system protein H, giving the protein MDFPEELKYSKEHVWVREEGDRAVIGLTDYAQDALGTVSAIELPTVGDELEQEDSFGSLEARKTASELYAPISGTVLEVNEELDAAPEIVNDDPYDGGWIAVVSLDDPEELKSLLSAEDYAEYVSQADEDEE; this is encoded by the coding sequence ATGGATTTTCCTGAAGAGCTCAAGTACAGCAAGGAACACGTCTGGGTCAGGGAAGAGGGGGATCGGGCGGTCATCGGGCTGACCGATTACGCCCAGGATGCCCTGGGCACCGTCAGTGCCATAGAACTGCCCACGGTGGGAGATGAACTGGAGCAGGAGGATTCCTTTGGTTCCCTTGAGGCACGTAAGACCGCGTCGGAGCTTTACGCCCCCATCAGCGGGACGGTGCTGGAGGTAAACGAGGAACTGGACGCTGCCCCGGAGATCGTCAACGACGACCCCTATGACGGGGGGTGGATTGCAGTGGTCTCACTCGATGACCCTGAAGAGCTCAAGTCGCTCCTGTCGGCGGAGGATTACGCAGAGTACGTGAGCCAGGCCGACGAAGACGAAGAATAA
- a CDS encoding shikimate kinase, with protein MRGIWSISVPSDGRNVVLTGFMGTGKSTVGKLLAKRLGYCFSDLDALIVGRAGISINEIFERYGEQRFRELETEAIRFLCGVSGRVVATGGGAVIAPRNRELLRKAGLVVNLTASLEVILCRLKGDRERPLLKSNNTPEALAALMAGREDAYADADLRIDTAGKSVEDVVTEIATFVREHQ; from the coding sequence ATGAGGGGTATCTGGAGTATCTCCGTGCCTTCTGACGGGCGCAACGTGGTCCTGACCGGTTTCATGGGGACCGGCAAGAGCACGGTGGGAAAGCTCCTGGCAAAGCGCCTCGGTTACTGCTTCAGCGATCTGGACGCGCTGATCGTGGGTCGGGCCGGCATCTCCATCAACGAGATATTCGAGCGTTATGGGGAACAACGGTTTCGCGAGCTGGAAACGGAAGCGATCCGTTTCCTTTGCGGCGTTTCCGGCCGGGTGGTGGCCACCGGGGGAGGGGCGGTTATTGCGCCCCGTAACAGAGAGTTGCTCCGCAAGGCGGGCCTTGTGGTGAATCTCACGGCCTCGCTTGAGGTGATCCTGTGTCGGTTGAAGGGGGATCGGGAGCGACCGCTGCTGAAGAGCAACAACACTCCGGAGGCCCTGGCCGCGCTCATGGCAGGTCGTGAGGACGCTTACGCCGATGCGGACTTGAGGATTGACACTGCCGGCAAAAGCGTGGAAGATGTGGTCACCGAAATCGCCACCTTTGTCCGGGAGCATCAATGA
- a CDS encoding fimbrial protein, with translation MVRINLLPVRTSKKKETARQQMAILLVSVLVVLGVGLGLFGYAQAKIKTAKSDISGAESELQRLKGKIGELENIKKLKDDVTKKLDVLAQLRKEKTGPVRRLATLSDATPEKLWLTKYSENGPNVSIGGIAVDEDLIAAFMRNLQQTDDYTNVELVVSEQTEVGGVKAKRFELTCAIKALKKEEPAPAKKK, from the coding sequence ATGGTAAGGATCAACCTGCTTCCGGTCAGAACGTCCAAAAAGAAGGAAACTGCCAGGCAGCAGATGGCGATTCTGCTTGTTTCGGTGCTGGTGGTCCTCGGCGTGGGGCTCGGCCTGTTCGGCTACGCCCAGGCAAAGATCAAGACGGCAAAGAGCGATATTTCCGGTGCGGAAAGCGAATTGCAGCGGCTCAAGGGGAAAATCGGCGAGCTCGAGAATATCAAGAAGCTGAAAGATGATGTCACAAAGAAGCTTGACGTGCTCGCCCAGTTGCGCAAGGAAAAAACCGGCCCCGTGCGCCGTCTGGCTACCCTCAGCGATGCGACGCCGGAGAAACTCTGGCTCACCAAGTATTCCGAGAACGGACCGAACGTCAGCATCGGCGGCATCGCCGTGGACGAGGATCTGATCGCCGCCTTCATGCGCAATCTCCAGCAAACGGATGACTACACAAACGTCGAGCTGGTCGTGTCCGAGCAGACCGAAGTCGGCGGTGTGAAGGCGAAACGGTTCGAGCTCACCTGTGCCATCAAGGCGCTGAAAAAAGAAGAGCCCGCGCCGGCTAAGAAAAAATAA
- a CDS encoding futalosine synthase, producing MPLTLGHIVYANCTPIFTALRGLGHSPDYRIVTGVPAQLNRLLAHGGIDVCPSSSIEYATHPDRYVILPDLSISAVGPVKSVMLFSRVPIEQLDGATIAMTTESDTSVNLLKIILGLFHRFTNRFQRTDLPLKEALEAHPGLLLIGDKALRAVLDGTAPHVYDLGELWYRFTGLPFVFALWLVRREAAESQRDEVVRLGADLLAAKLISYESYPAIAAEAPERNWIGEEQLVDYWRTISYDLTPAHLDGLRLFFRHAAELGSIASAPEIRLFS from the coding sequence ATGCCACTGACACTCGGCCATATTGTCTATGCCAACTGTACGCCCATTTTCACTGCTCTGCGGGGCCTCGGCCACTCTCCCGATTACCGGATCGTGACGGGGGTGCCTGCCCAGCTCAACCGACTTCTCGCCCATGGCGGGATCGACGTCTGCCCCTCGTCATCCATCGAATACGCCACCCATCCCGACCGCTACGTGATCCTGCCCGACCTTTCCATCAGCGCGGTGGGGCCGGTCAAGAGCGTCATGCTCTTTTCCCGCGTACCCATCGAGCAACTGGATGGCGCCACCATTGCCATGACCACGGAGTCCGACACATCGGTCAATCTTTTAAAGATAATCCTGGGCCTGTTCCACCGGTTCACCAATCGGTTCCAGCGGACCGACCTCCCGCTGAAGGAGGCGCTGGAAGCCCATCCAGGTCTGCTGCTCATCGGCGACAAGGCCCTTCGGGCGGTTCTCGACGGCACTGCCCCCCACGTCTATGACCTGGGTGAGCTGTGGTACCGGTTCACGGGACTTCCGTTCGTGTTTGCCCTCTGGCTGGTCCGCCGTGAAGCTGCGGAGTCGCAGCGGGATGAGGTGGTCCGGCTGGGCGCCGACCTGCTCGCGGCAAAACTGATCTCCTACGAGTCCTATCCCGCCATTGCGGCAGAGGCGCCGGAACGCAACTGGATCGGCGAGGAGCAGCTTGTCGACTACTGGCGAACCATTTCCTACGATCTGACGCCCGCTCACCTGGACGGGCTGCGTCTCTTCTTTCGCCATGCGGCTGAACTCGGTTCCATTGCATCGGCTCCGGAAATTCGTCTGTTTTCTTGA
- a CDS encoding acetyl-CoA carboxylase biotin carboxylase subunit (an AccC homodimer forms the biotin carboxylase subunit of the acetyl CoA carboxylase, an enzyme that catalyzes the formation of malonyl-CoA, which in turn controls the rate of fatty acid metabolism), translating into MFHKVLIANRGEIALRVIRACKELGIKTVAVYSTADKDSLHVKLADESVCIGPAPSLQSYLNINAIISAAELTDAEAIHPGYGFLSENAAFAEICENCGITFIGPSSQSMRIMGDKISARQAVIKEDVPILPGTKEGVNDVNEAVKIAKKIGFPVIIKATAGGGGRGMKIVHSPAALPNAFATARAEAQAGFGNPEVYIEKYCEKPRHVEIQVMADKHGNVIHLGERDCSIQRRHQKIIEESPCPVMTPALRKAMGDAAVRASKAVGYDSVGTVEFLVDKDLNFYFMEMNTRVQVEHPVTEMVTGIDIVREQIRSAAGLKLRYKQSDVKLHGHAIECRINAEDPVKFTPSPGKIVGYHTPGGLGVRIDSFVYDQYSVVPHYDSLIAKLIVHAETREDAIRRMARALDEYIIEGIKTTIPFHKRIMDNKDFMEGNVDTGFLERIVLE; encoded by the coding sequence ATGTTTCATAAAGTTCTGATTGCAAATCGCGGCGAAATCGCCCTGAGGGTCATCCGGGCCTGCAAGGAGCTGGGAATCAAGACTGTTGCCGTCTACTCGACAGCGGACAAGGATTCGCTCCACGTGAAGCTCGCGGATGAGAGCGTCTGCATCGGCCCCGCGCCGAGCCTGCAAAGCTATCTCAATATCAACGCCATTATTTCGGCTGCCGAGTTGACCGATGCCGAGGCGATCCACCCCGGCTACGGCTTTCTTTCGGAAAATGCCGCCTTTGCCGAGATCTGCGAAAACTGCGGCATAACCTTCATTGGCCCTTCCTCGCAGAGCATGCGCATCATGGGCGACAAGATCAGCGCCCGGCAGGCGGTGATCAAGGAGGATGTACCGATCCTGCCCGGCACCAAGGAGGGGGTTAACGACGTCAACGAGGCGGTGAAGATCGCCAAGAAAATCGGCTTCCCCGTCATCATCAAGGCGACTGCCGGCGGCGGCGGCCGGGGGATGAAGATCGTACACTCCCCGGCGGCCCTCCCCAATGCCTTTGCCACGGCCCGCGCCGAGGCCCAGGCCGGTTTCGGCAACCCCGAGGTCTACATCGAGAAGTACTGTGAGAAGCCGCGTCACGTCGAGATACAGGTCATGGCCGACAAGCACGGCAACGTGATCCACCTGGGTGAGCGGGATTGCTCCATCCAGCGCCGTCACCAGAAGATCATCGAGGAGTCGCCCTGCCCGGTCATGACTCCTGCACTCCGCAAGGCCATGGGTGATGCGGCTGTTCGCGCGTCCAAGGCCGTGGGGTACGACAGTGTCGGCACCGTTGAGTTCCTGGTGGACAAGGACCTCAACTTCTATTTCATGGAGATGAATACCCGGGTGCAGGTGGAGCATCCGGTGACCGAAATGGTGACCGGCATCGACATCGTCCGGGAGCAGATCCGTTCCGCGGCCGGTCTCAAGCTCCGTTACAAGCAGAGCGACGTGAAGCTGCACGGCCACGCCATCGAGTGCAGGATCAATGCCGAGGATCCGGTGAAGTTCACCCCGTCGCCGGGCAAGATCGTCGGCTACCATACCCCGGGCGGCCTGGGGGTGCGGATCGATTCCTTTGTCTATGATCAGTATTCCGTGGTTCCCCATTATGACTCGCTCATCGCGAAGCTGATCGTCCACGCCGAAACCCGGGAGGATGCCATCCGCCGCATGGCCCGGGCCCTTGACGAGTACATCATTGAGGGCATCAAGACCACGATCCCTTTCCACAAGAGGATTATGGACAACAAAGACTTCATGGAGGGGAACGTCGACACCGGCTTCCTCGAGCGAATCGTGCTGGAGTAG
- a CDS encoding chorismate synthase (catalyzes the formation of chorismate from 5-O-(1-carboxyvinyl)-3-phosphoshikimate in aromatic amino acid biosynthesis) has protein sequence MLRYLTAGESHGPQLTAIIEGLPAGLNITEESINRDLARRQCGYGRGGRMKIERDEVQILSGVRWGETIGSPVTLCIINRDWINWQEKMSPNARHRDEKIRVTRSRPGHADLPGAMKYDHRDVRNILERSSARETAARVAVGAVAKAFLASFDIEVNGFVSEVGGIRAERGALPLERMKELSAASELFTYDAEAEERMKAFIDGAREAGDTVGGVVEVIASGLPVGLGSHVQWDRKLDARLAMAVMSIQAIKGVEIGLGFDAARRPGSQVHDEIYYDPARIGRGELSGFYRKGNNAGGIEGGITNGEDIVIRAAMKPIPTLYRPLRSVDMQTKEPFEATVERSDACAVPAAAVVAEAVVALELANAMLEKFGGDSLGEVRRNYEGYLEYLRAF, from the coding sequence ATGCTACGTTACCTGACAGCCGGTGAATCCCACGGCCCGCAACTTACGGCAATCATCGAGGGGTTGCCGGCAGGACTGAACATTACCGAAGAGTCGATCAACCGCGATCTTGCCAGGCGCCAGTGCGGCTACGGCCGCGGCGGCAGGATGAAAATCGAGCGGGACGAGGTTCAGATTCTCTCCGGCGTGCGCTGGGGGGAGACCATCGGGTCACCGGTGACGCTCTGCATCATCAACCGCGATTGGATCAACTGGCAGGAGAAGATGTCTCCCAACGCACGGCACCGGGACGAGAAAATCCGCGTGACCCGCTCCCGTCCCGGCCATGCGGACCTGCCGGGAGCCATGAAATACGATCACCGGGACGTCCGCAATATCCTGGAGCGCTCCAGTGCCCGCGAGACGGCGGCGAGGGTGGCGGTTGGTGCTGTTGCCAAGGCGTTTCTCGCCTCGTTCGATATTGAAGTGAACGGCTTTGTTTCAGAGGTGGGGGGGATACGCGCCGAGCGTGGCGCTCTTCCGCTGGAGCGGATGAAAGAGTTGTCAGCCGCGTCCGAACTCTTTACCTATGATGCCGAGGCCGAAGAGCGGATGAAGGCCTTTATCGATGGCGCACGTGAGGCTGGCGACACGGTGGGCGGGGTGGTGGAGGTCATCGCCTCCGGCCTGCCCGTGGGGCTCGGCAGCCACGTGCAGTGGGATCGCAAGCTTGACGCCCGCCTGGCCATGGCGGTCATGAGCATTCAGGCCATAAAAGGGGTGGAGATCGGGCTCGGTTTCGATGCCGCCCGCCGCCCCGGTTCCCAGGTCCATGACGAAATCTACTATGACCCCGCGAGAATAGGCCGGGGCGAGCTTTCGGGCTTTTACCGCAAGGGCAATAATGCCGGCGGCATTGAAGGCGGTATCACAAATGGCGAGGATATCGTCATCCGTGCTGCCATGAAGCCGATCCCCACCCTCTATCGGCCGCTCCGCTCCGTCGACATGCAGACCAAAGAGCCCTTCGAGGCCACGGTGGAGCGTTCCGATGCCTGCGCCGTTCCCGCAGCGGCGGTGGTGGCAGAGGCGGTTGTGGCCCTTGAATTGGCCAATGCCATGCTGGAGAAGTTCGGCGGTGATTCGCTCGGGGAAGTACGGCGCAACTATGAGGGGTATCTGGAGTATCTCCGTGCCTTCTGA
- a CDS encoding pilus assembly protein PilM, with protein MLFSKKKEIVGIDIGSSSVKLVQLKEQKGGWQLVNVGIQPLPPEAIVDNTLMDSSSVIEAVKGLMKGLSVKVKDVACSISGNTVIIRKIKLPAMTPEELEDQIQWEAEQYIPFDINDVNIDFQILEPDEDDPSRMNVLLVASKKEIINDYVNVFAETGLRLVIVDVDSFAVQNAFELNYETDPEEVVALINVGASILNLNVVRGGSSLFTRDVQVGGNLFTEEIQKQFALSSEEAEQVKVTGEYPDKAKLKDVIARVNETLAVEMRRSLDFYNTTANEGRIARVYLSGGAAKSSMLAEAVQNKLGVPVEMLDPLAKITCSEKEFDPEYLREIGPLVTVAVGLATRRVGDKW; from the coding sequence ATGCTTTTCTCCAAAAAGAAAGAAATCGTCGGCATCGACATCGGCTCCAGCTCTGTGAAGCTCGTTCAGCTCAAGGAGCAGAAGGGGGGGTGGCAACTGGTCAATGTCGGCATCCAGCCCTTGCCTCCCGAGGCCATTGTCGATAATACCCTCATGGACAGCTCGTCCGTTATCGAAGCGGTCAAGGGGCTCATGAAGGGACTTTCCGTCAAGGTCAAGGATGTGGCCTGCTCCATTTCCGGGAACACGGTCATCATCCGCAAGATCAAGCTTCCGGCCATGACCCCCGAAGAGCTGGAAGACCAGATTCAATGGGAAGCGGAACAATACATCCCCTTCGACATCAACGATGTGAACATTGATTTCCAGATCCTGGAACCCGACGAGGACGATCCCTCCCGCATGAACGTCCTGCTCGTGGCCAGCAAAAAGGAAATTATCAACGATTATGTCAACGTCTTTGCCGAGACGGGTCTCAGGCTCGTGATCGTCGATGTGGATTCCTTCGCGGTCCAGAACGCTTTTGAACTCAATTACGAAACCGATCCCGAAGAGGTGGTTGCGCTCATCAATGTCGGTGCCAGCATTCTGAATCTCAATGTCGTCAGGGGGGGAAGCTCCCTTTTTACCCGCGATGTGCAGGTGGGAGGGAATCTCTTCACCGAGGAGATCCAGAAGCAGTTCGCCTTGAGCAGCGAGGAGGCAGAACAGGTGAAAGTCACCGGCGAGTACCCCGACAAGGCCAAGCTGAAGGATGTCATCGCCCGCGTCAACGAAACCCTGGCCGTGGAGATGCGCCGTTCGCTCGATTTTTACAACACAACCGCGAACGAGGGAAGAATCGCCAGGGTGTACCTGAGTGGAGGGGCAGCCAAAAGCTCCATGCTTGCCGAAGCCGTGCAGAACAAGTTGGGCGTTCCGGTCGAGATGCTGGACCCGCTCGCGAAAATCACCTGCAGCGAGAAAGAGTTCGACCCCGAGTACCTTCGGGAGATCGGGCCGCTCGTGACGGTTGCCGTGGGGCTGGCCACGAGGAGGGTGGGTGACAAATGGTAA